A window from Gasterosteus aculeatus chromosome 14, fGasAcu3.hap1.1, whole genome shotgun sequence encodes these proteins:
- the LOC120831983 gene encoding electrogenic sodium bicarbonate cotransporter 1 isoform X3 has product MSSEKKMEDEAVLDRGASFVKHVCDEEEVEGHHTVYIGVHVPKSYRRRRRHRRKSSHKERRERADHGAEGYKSDGDYADESAAGVLKPLISPAERIRFILGEEDDGPPPPQLFTELDELLAVDGQEMEWKETARWIKFEEKVEAGGERWSKPHVATLSLHSLMELKTCIEKGSILLDLEASTLPQVVELITDSQIEAGQLKAELKEKVTYTLLRRHRHQTKKSNLRSLADIGKSVSSASRLFSNQENGSPATSHRNLTSNSLSDFSDKPERDQLKNKFMKKLPRDAEASNVLIGEVDFLETPFVAFVRLQQAVMLGALTEVPVPTRFLFVLLGPKGKAKSYHEIGRAIATLMSDEVFHDIAYKAKDRRDLLAGIEEFLDEVIVLPPGEWDPNIRIEPPKSLPSSDKRKNMYAGVEAPQMNGDTPHDAGSGGGGGHQVGEELQRTRKFCGGLVLDIKRKLPFFASDFCDALHIQSLSAILFIYLGTVTNAITFGGLLGDATENMQGVLESFLGTALTGTVFCLLAGQPLTILSSTGPVLVFEKLLYGFSKDNRLDYLEFRLWISLWSAVFCLVLVATDASFLVQYFTRFTEEGFSALISFIFIYDAFKKMLKLSHHNPINPNYSADLVTLYRYDCNCAPGNSSEPYGVYPWSNDTDVAENATWASLTKHQCLHYGGELLGEACGFVPDITLMSFILFFGTYTCSMTLKTFKTSRFFPTTVRKLISDFAIILTILLFCGVDAYVGVDTPKLIVPREFKPTSPHRSWFIPPFGGNPWWVYLAATIPALLVTILIFMDQQITAVIVNRKEHKLKKGAGYHLDLFLVAVLMIICSFMGLPWYVAATVISIAHIDSLKMETQTSAPGEMPKFLGVREQRVTGIFVFLLTGLSVFMAPILKFIPMPVLYGVFLYMGVASLNGVQFMDRLQLLLMPAKHQPDLIYLRHVPQRRIHLFTFIQALCLAFLWILKSTVAAIVFPVMILALVAVRKAMDYVFSQHDLSYLDDVIPEKDKKKKEDEKKKKSKKKGSIDSEIEFEIHPRLSLTRIRRAEHYFESPTVADLERSSYTKALPQIRVGRNSEDQAFFWRKGSETDL; this is encoded by the exons ATGAGTTCCGAGAAGAA AATGGAGGACGAGGCCGTCTTGGACAGAGGAGCGTCCTTCGTCAAACACGTCtgcgacgaggaggaggtggaag GTCACCACACTGTGTACATTGGCGTGCACGTCCCCAAGAGCTACCGCCGCAGGAGGCGCCACAGACGCAAGTCCAGCCACAAGGAGAGGCGGGAGCGGGCCGACCACGGCGCGGAGGGATACAAGTCGGACGGGGACTACGCAGACGAGTCCGCGGCCGGCGTCCTCAAACCCCTCA TTTCTCCGGCGGAGAGGATCCGTTTTAtcctgggggaggaggacgatggcccccccccacctcagctCTTCACCGAGCTGGACGAGCTGCTGGCCGTGGACGGGCAGGAGATGGAGTGGAAGGAGACCGCCAG ATGGATAAAGTttgaggagaaggtggaggcggGCGGCGAGCGCTGGAGCAAGCCCCACGTGGCCACGCTGTCCCTGCACAGCTTGATGGAGCTGAAGACGTGCATCGAGAAGGGCTCCATCCTGCTGGACCTGGAGGCCTCCACGCTGCCGCAGGTTGTCG AGCTGATCACCGACAGCCAGATCGAGGCGGGTCAGTTGAaggcggagctgaaggagaaggtcACGTACACGCTGCTGCGGAGGCATCGCCACCAGACCAAGAAGTCCAACCTGCGCTCCCTCGCCGACATCGGCAAGAGCGTCTCCAGCGCGAGCAGGCTGTTTAGCAACCAGGAGAACG GTAGCCCCGCTACGTCCCACAGAAACCTCACCTCCAACAGCCTGAGCGACTTCTCCGACAAACCCGAGCGGGATCAG CTGAAGAACAAGTTCATGAAGAAGTTGCCCCGCGACGCGGAGGCGTCCAACGTGCTGATCGGCGAGGTGGACTTCCTGGAGACGCCCTTCGTGGCGTTCGTGCGTCTGCAGCAGGCCGTCATGCTGGGCGCTCTGACCGAGGTCCCCGTGCCCACGAG ATTTCTCTTTGTCCTGCTGGGCCCCAAAGGTAAAGCCAAGTCCTACCACGAAATCGGACGAGCCATCGCCACCCTGATGTCCGACGAG GTGTTCCACGACATCGCCTACAAAGCCAAGGACCGGCGGGACCTGCTGGCCGGGATCGAGGAGTTCCTGGACGAGGTCATCGTGCTGCCCCCCGGGGAGTGGGACCCCAACATCAGGATAGAGCCCCCCAAGTCTCTGCCCTCCTCGGACAAGAG GAAGAACATGTACGCCGGGGTGGAGGCCCCTCAGATGAACGGCGACACCCCCCACGATGCGggaagcggcggcggcggaggccaCCAGGTCGGCGAGGAGCTTCAGCGCACTAGAAA GTTTTGCGGAGGTCTCGTCCTGGATATCAAGAGGAAGCTGCCGTTCTTTGCCAGCGACTTCTGCGACGCGCTGCACATCCAGTCGCTGTCGGCCATCTTGTTCATCTACCTGGGCACGGTCACCAACGCCATCACGTTTGGAGGGCTGCTGGGCGACGCGACGGAAAACATGCAG GGCGTGTTGGAGAGTTTCCTGGGCACGGCGCTGACGGGAACCGTGTTCTGCCTGCTGGCCGGTCAGCCCCTGACGATCCTCAGCAGCACGGGCCCGGTGCTCGTGTTTGAGAAGCTCCTTTACGGTTTCAGCAA GGACAACAGGCTGGACTACCTGGAGTTCCGCCTGTGGATCAGCCTGTGGTCGGCCGTGTTCTGCCTGGTGCTGGTCGCCACGGACGCCAGCTTCCTGGTGCAGTACTTCACGCGGTTCACCGAGGAGGGCTTCTCGGCGCTCatcagcttcatcttcatctacgACGCGTTCAAGAAGATGCTGAAGCTCTCCCATCACAACCCCATCAACCCCAACTACAGCGCCGACCTGGTCACCCTCTACCGCTACGACTGCAACTGCGCGCCCG GCAACTCATCGGAACCGTACGGCGTCTACCCGTGGTCCAACGACACCGACGTG GCCGAGAACGCCACCTGGGCGTCCCTGACCAAGCACCAGTGTCTCCACTACGGCGGCGAGCTGCTGGGAGAGGCCTGTGGCTTCGTGCCCGACATCACCCTGATGTCCTTCATCTTGTTCTTCGGGACCTACACCTGCTCCATGACGCTGAAGACGTTCAAGACGAGCCGCTTCTTCCCCACCACG GTGAGGAAGCTCATCAGTGACTTTGCCATCATCTTGACCATCCTGCTCTTCTGCGGCGTGGACGCCTACGTCGGCGTGGACACGCCGAAGCTCATCGTGCCGAGGGAATTCAAG CCCACGAGTCCACACAGGAGCTGGTTCATTCCCCCGTTCGGCGGCAACCCTTGGTGGGTGTACCTGGCGGCCACCATCCCGGCTCTGCTGGTCACCATTCTGATCTTTATGGACCAGCAGATCACCGCCGTCATCGTCAACAGGAAGGAGCACAAACTCAAG AAAGGCGCGGGCTATCACCTGGATCTGTTCCTGGTGGCCGTGCTGATGATCATCTGCTCCTTCATGGGCCTGCCGTGGTACGTGGCGGCCACCGTCATCTCCATCGCCCACATCGACTCGCTGAAAATGGAGACCCAGACGTCGGCGCCCGGGGAGATGCCCAAATTCTTGGGCGTCAG AGAGCAAAGGGTCACCGGTATCTTCGTGTTCCTGCTGACGGGGCTCTCCGTCTTCATGGCCCCCATCCTCAAG TTCATCCCCATGCCGGTGCTCTACGGCGTCTTCCTCTACATGGGCGTGGCGTCGCTCAACGGCGTGCAG TTCATGGAccggctgcagctgctcctgaTGCCCGCCAAGCACCAGCCGGACCTGATCTACCTGCGCCACGTGCCGCAGAGACGCATCCACCTCTTCACCTTCATCCAGGCGCTGTGCCTGGCCTTCCTCTGGATCCTCAAGTCCACCGTGGCGGCCATCGTCTTCCCCGTCATG atcCTGGCGTTGGTCGCCGTCCGCAAGGCGATGGACTACGTGTTCTCCCAGCACGACCTCAGCTACCTGGACGACGTCATCCCGgagaaggacaagaagaagaaggaggacgagaagaaaaagaagagcaagaagaaggGGAGCATAGACAGCGAGATCGAATTT GAGATCCATCCGCGGCTTTCCTTAACCCGCATTCGACGTGCTGAGCACTACTTTGAGTCCCCCACTGTGGCCGA TCTCGAGAGGAGTTCGTACACAAAAGCTCTGCCTCAGATTCGAGTGGGCAGGAACTCTGAAGACCAGGCTTTCTTCTGGAGGAAGGGCTCCGAAACCGATCTGTGA
- the LOC120831983 gene encoding electrogenic sodium bicarbonate cotransporter 1 isoform X4, which produces MSSEKKMEDEAVLDRGASFVKHVCDEEEVEGHHTVYIGVHVPKSYRRRRRHRRKSSHKERRERADHGAEGYKSDGDYADESAAGVLKPLISPAERIRFILGEEDDGPPPPQLFTELDELLAVDGQEMEWKETARWIKFEEKVEAGGERWSKPHVATLSLHSLMELKTCIEKGSILLDLEASTLPQVVELITDSQIEAGQLKAELKEKVTYTLLRRHRHQTKKSNLRSLADIGKSVSSASRLFSNQENARNPSEHAVPCSHALQPEDLCEVTRSSSMGYLCSPATSHRNLTSNSLSDFSDKPERDQLKNKFMKKLPRDAEASNVLIGEVDFLETPFVAFVRLQQAVMLGALTEVPVPTRFLFVLLGPKGKAKSYHEIGRAIATLMSDEVFHDIAYKAKDRRDLLAGIEEFLDEVIVLPPGEWDPNIRIEPPKSLPSSDKRKNMYAGVEAPQMNGDTPHDAGSGGGGGHQVGEELQRTRKFCGGLVLDIKRKLPFFASDFCDALHIQSLSAILFIYLGTVTNAITFGGLLGDATENMQGVLESFLGTALTGTVFCLLAGQPLTILSSTGPVLVFEKLLYGFSKDNRLDYLEFRLWISLWSAVFCLVLVATDASFLVQYFTRFTEEGFSALISFIFIYDAFKKMLKLSHHNPINPNYSADLVTLYRYDCNCAPGNSSEPYGVYPWSNDTDVAENATWASLTKHQCLHYGGELLGEACGFVPDITLMSFILFFGTYTCSMTLKTFKTSRFFPTTVRKLISDFAIILTILLFCGVDAYVGVDTPKLIVPREFKPTSPHRSWFIPPFGGNPWWVYLAATIPALLVTILIFMDQQITAVIVNRKEHKLKKGAGYHLDLFLVAVLMIICSFMGLPWYVAATVISIAHIDSLKMETQTSAPGEMPKFLGVREQRVTGIFVFLLTGLSVFMAPILKFIPMPVLYGVFLYMGVASLNGVQFMDRLQLLLMPAKHQPDLIYLRHVPQRRIHLFTFIQALCLAFLWILKSTVAAIVFPVMILALVAVRKAMDYVFSQHDLSYLDDVIPEKDKKKKEDEKKKKSKKKGSIDSEIEFEIHPRLSLTRIRRAEHYFESPTVAE; this is translated from the exons ATGAGTTCCGAGAAGAA AATGGAGGACGAGGCCGTCTTGGACAGAGGAGCGTCCTTCGTCAAACACGTCtgcgacgaggaggaggtggaag GTCACCACACTGTGTACATTGGCGTGCACGTCCCCAAGAGCTACCGCCGCAGGAGGCGCCACAGACGCAAGTCCAGCCACAAGGAGAGGCGGGAGCGGGCCGACCACGGCGCGGAGGGATACAAGTCGGACGGGGACTACGCAGACGAGTCCGCGGCCGGCGTCCTCAAACCCCTCA TTTCTCCGGCGGAGAGGATCCGTTTTAtcctgggggaggaggacgatggcccccccccacctcagctCTTCACCGAGCTGGACGAGCTGCTGGCCGTGGACGGGCAGGAGATGGAGTGGAAGGAGACCGCCAG ATGGATAAAGTttgaggagaaggtggaggcggGCGGCGAGCGCTGGAGCAAGCCCCACGTGGCCACGCTGTCCCTGCACAGCTTGATGGAGCTGAAGACGTGCATCGAGAAGGGCTCCATCCTGCTGGACCTGGAGGCCTCCACGCTGCCGCAGGTTGTCG AGCTGATCACCGACAGCCAGATCGAGGCGGGTCAGTTGAaggcggagctgaaggagaaggtcACGTACACGCTGCTGCGGAGGCATCGCCACCAGACCAAGAAGTCCAACCTGCGCTCCCTCGCCGACATCGGCAAGAGCGTCTCCAGCGCGAGCAGGCTGTTTAGCAACCAGGAGAACG CGCGCAACCCCTCCGAGCACGCCGTGCCTTGTTCACACGCGCTGCAGCCGGAGGACCTGTGTGAGGTCACCCGCAGCTCCAGCATGGGATACCTCT GTAGCCCCGCTACGTCCCACAGAAACCTCACCTCCAACAGCCTGAGCGACTTCTCCGACAAACCCGAGCGGGATCAG CTGAAGAACAAGTTCATGAAGAAGTTGCCCCGCGACGCGGAGGCGTCCAACGTGCTGATCGGCGAGGTGGACTTCCTGGAGACGCCCTTCGTGGCGTTCGTGCGTCTGCAGCAGGCCGTCATGCTGGGCGCTCTGACCGAGGTCCCCGTGCCCACGAG ATTTCTCTTTGTCCTGCTGGGCCCCAAAGGTAAAGCCAAGTCCTACCACGAAATCGGACGAGCCATCGCCACCCTGATGTCCGACGAG GTGTTCCACGACATCGCCTACAAAGCCAAGGACCGGCGGGACCTGCTGGCCGGGATCGAGGAGTTCCTGGACGAGGTCATCGTGCTGCCCCCCGGGGAGTGGGACCCCAACATCAGGATAGAGCCCCCCAAGTCTCTGCCCTCCTCGGACAAGAG GAAGAACATGTACGCCGGGGTGGAGGCCCCTCAGATGAACGGCGACACCCCCCACGATGCGggaagcggcggcggcggaggccaCCAGGTCGGCGAGGAGCTTCAGCGCACTAGAAA GTTTTGCGGAGGTCTCGTCCTGGATATCAAGAGGAAGCTGCCGTTCTTTGCCAGCGACTTCTGCGACGCGCTGCACATCCAGTCGCTGTCGGCCATCTTGTTCATCTACCTGGGCACGGTCACCAACGCCATCACGTTTGGAGGGCTGCTGGGCGACGCGACGGAAAACATGCAG GGCGTGTTGGAGAGTTTCCTGGGCACGGCGCTGACGGGAACCGTGTTCTGCCTGCTGGCCGGTCAGCCCCTGACGATCCTCAGCAGCACGGGCCCGGTGCTCGTGTTTGAGAAGCTCCTTTACGGTTTCAGCAA GGACAACAGGCTGGACTACCTGGAGTTCCGCCTGTGGATCAGCCTGTGGTCGGCCGTGTTCTGCCTGGTGCTGGTCGCCACGGACGCCAGCTTCCTGGTGCAGTACTTCACGCGGTTCACCGAGGAGGGCTTCTCGGCGCTCatcagcttcatcttcatctacgACGCGTTCAAGAAGATGCTGAAGCTCTCCCATCACAACCCCATCAACCCCAACTACAGCGCCGACCTGGTCACCCTCTACCGCTACGACTGCAACTGCGCGCCCG GCAACTCATCGGAACCGTACGGCGTCTACCCGTGGTCCAACGACACCGACGTG GCCGAGAACGCCACCTGGGCGTCCCTGACCAAGCACCAGTGTCTCCACTACGGCGGCGAGCTGCTGGGAGAGGCCTGTGGCTTCGTGCCCGACATCACCCTGATGTCCTTCATCTTGTTCTTCGGGACCTACACCTGCTCCATGACGCTGAAGACGTTCAAGACGAGCCGCTTCTTCCCCACCACG GTGAGGAAGCTCATCAGTGACTTTGCCATCATCTTGACCATCCTGCTCTTCTGCGGCGTGGACGCCTACGTCGGCGTGGACACGCCGAAGCTCATCGTGCCGAGGGAATTCAAG CCCACGAGTCCACACAGGAGCTGGTTCATTCCCCCGTTCGGCGGCAACCCTTGGTGGGTGTACCTGGCGGCCACCATCCCGGCTCTGCTGGTCACCATTCTGATCTTTATGGACCAGCAGATCACCGCCGTCATCGTCAACAGGAAGGAGCACAAACTCAAG AAAGGCGCGGGCTATCACCTGGATCTGTTCCTGGTGGCCGTGCTGATGATCATCTGCTCCTTCATGGGCCTGCCGTGGTACGTGGCGGCCACCGTCATCTCCATCGCCCACATCGACTCGCTGAAAATGGAGACCCAGACGTCGGCGCCCGGGGAGATGCCCAAATTCTTGGGCGTCAG AGAGCAAAGGGTCACCGGTATCTTCGTGTTCCTGCTGACGGGGCTCTCCGTCTTCATGGCCCCCATCCTCAAG TTCATCCCCATGCCGGTGCTCTACGGCGTCTTCCTCTACATGGGCGTGGCGTCGCTCAACGGCGTGCAG TTCATGGAccggctgcagctgctcctgaTGCCCGCCAAGCACCAGCCGGACCTGATCTACCTGCGCCACGTGCCGCAGAGACGCATCCACCTCTTCACCTTCATCCAGGCGCTGTGCCTGGCCTTCCTCTGGATCCTCAAGTCCACCGTGGCGGCCATCGTCTTCCCCGTCATG atcCTGGCGTTGGTCGCCGTCCGCAAGGCGATGGACTACGTGTTCTCCCAGCACGACCTCAGCTACCTGGACGACGTCATCCCGgagaaggacaagaagaagaaggaggacgagaagaaaaagaagagcaagaagaaggGGAGCATAGACAGCGAGATCGAATTT GAGATCCATCCGCGGCTTTCCTTAACCCGCATTCGACGTGCTGAGCACTACTTTGAGTCCCCCACTGTGGCCGAGTGA
- the LOC120831983 gene encoding electrogenic sodium bicarbonate cotransporter 1 isoform X1 has translation MSSEKKMEDEAVLDRGASFVKHVCDEEEVEGHHTVYIGVHVPKSYRRRRRHRRKSSHKERRERADHGAEGYKSDGDYADESAAGVLKPLISPAERIRFILGEEDDGPPPPQLFTELDELLAVDGQEMEWKETARWIKFEEKVEAGGERWSKPHVATLSLHSLMELKTCIEKGSILLDLEASTLPQVVELITDSQIEAGQLKAELKEKVTYTLLRRHRHQTKKSNLRSLADIGKSVSSASRLFSNQENARNPSEHAVPCSHALQPEDLCEVTRSSSMGYLCSPATSHRNLTSNSLSDFSDKPERDQLKNKFMKKLPRDAEASNVLIGEVDFLETPFVAFVRLQQAVMLGALTEVPVPTRFLFVLLGPKGKAKSYHEIGRAIATLMSDEVFHDIAYKAKDRRDLLAGIEEFLDEVIVLPPGEWDPNIRIEPPKSLPSSDKRKNMYAGVEAPQMNGDTPHDAGSGGGGGHQVGEELQRTRKFCGGLVLDIKRKLPFFASDFCDALHIQSLSAILFIYLGTVTNAITFGGLLGDATENMQGVLESFLGTALTGTVFCLLAGQPLTILSSTGPVLVFEKLLYGFSKDNRLDYLEFRLWISLWSAVFCLVLVATDASFLVQYFTRFTEEGFSALISFIFIYDAFKKMLKLSHHNPINPNYSADLVTLYRYDCNCAPGNSSEPYGVYPWSNDTDVAENATWASLTKHQCLHYGGELLGEACGFVPDITLMSFILFFGTYTCSMTLKTFKTSRFFPTTVRKLISDFAIILTILLFCGVDAYVGVDTPKLIVPREFKPTSPHRSWFIPPFGGNPWWVYLAATIPALLVTILIFMDQQITAVIVNRKEHKLKKGAGYHLDLFLVAVLMIICSFMGLPWYVAATVISIAHIDSLKMETQTSAPGEMPKFLGVREQRVTGIFVFLLTGLSVFMAPILKFIPMPVLYGVFLYMGVASLNGVQFMDRLQLLLMPAKHQPDLIYLRHVPQRRIHLFTFIQALCLAFLWILKSTVAAIVFPVMILALVAVRKAMDYVFSQHDLSYLDDVIPEKDKKKKEDEKKKKSKKKGSIDSEIEFEIHPRLSLTRIRRAEHYFESPTVADLERSSYTKALPQIRVGRNSEDQAFFWRKGSETDL, from the exons ATGAGTTCCGAGAAGAA AATGGAGGACGAGGCCGTCTTGGACAGAGGAGCGTCCTTCGTCAAACACGTCtgcgacgaggaggaggtggaag GTCACCACACTGTGTACATTGGCGTGCACGTCCCCAAGAGCTACCGCCGCAGGAGGCGCCACAGACGCAAGTCCAGCCACAAGGAGAGGCGGGAGCGGGCCGACCACGGCGCGGAGGGATACAAGTCGGACGGGGACTACGCAGACGAGTCCGCGGCCGGCGTCCTCAAACCCCTCA TTTCTCCGGCGGAGAGGATCCGTTTTAtcctgggggaggaggacgatggcccccccccacctcagctCTTCACCGAGCTGGACGAGCTGCTGGCCGTGGACGGGCAGGAGATGGAGTGGAAGGAGACCGCCAG ATGGATAAAGTttgaggagaaggtggaggcggGCGGCGAGCGCTGGAGCAAGCCCCACGTGGCCACGCTGTCCCTGCACAGCTTGATGGAGCTGAAGACGTGCATCGAGAAGGGCTCCATCCTGCTGGACCTGGAGGCCTCCACGCTGCCGCAGGTTGTCG AGCTGATCACCGACAGCCAGATCGAGGCGGGTCAGTTGAaggcggagctgaaggagaaggtcACGTACACGCTGCTGCGGAGGCATCGCCACCAGACCAAGAAGTCCAACCTGCGCTCCCTCGCCGACATCGGCAAGAGCGTCTCCAGCGCGAGCAGGCTGTTTAGCAACCAGGAGAACG CGCGCAACCCCTCCGAGCACGCCGTGCCTTGTTCACACGCGCTGCAGCCGGAGGACCTGTGTGAGGTCACCCGCAGCTCCAGCATGGGATACCTCT GTAGCCCCGCTACGTCCCACAGAAACCTCACCTCCAACAGCCTGAGCGACTTCTCCGACAAACCCGAGCGGGATCAG CTGAAGAACAAGTTCATGAAGAAGTTGCCCCGCGACGCGGAGGCGTCCAACGTGCTGATCGGCGAGGTGGACTTCCTGGAGACGCCCTTCGTGGCGTTCGTGCGTCTGCAGCAGGCCGTCATGCTGGGCGCTCTGACCGAGGTCCCCGTGCCCACGAG ATTTCTCTTTGTCCTGCTGGGCCCCAAAGGTAAAGCCAAGTCCTACCACGAAATCGGACGAGCCATCGCCACCCTGATGTCCGACGAG GTGTTCCACGACATCGCCTACAAAGCCAAGGACCGGCGGGACCTGCTGGCCGGGATCGAGGAGTTCCTGGACGAGGTCATCGTGCTGCCCCCCGGGGAGTGGGACCCCAACATCAGGATAGAGCCCCCCAAGTCTCTGCCCTCCTCGGACAAGAG GAAGAACATGTACGCCGGGGTGGAGGCCCCTCAGATGAACGGCGACACCCCCCACGATGCGggaagcggcggcggcggaggccaCCAGGTCGGCGAGGAGCTTCAGCGCACTAGAAA GTTTTGCGGAGGTCTCGTCCTGGATATCAAGAGGAAGCTGCCGTTCTTTGCCAGCGACTTCTGCGACGCGCTGCACATCCAGTCGCTGTCGGCCATCTTGTTCATCTACCTGGGCACGGTCACCAACGCCATCACGTTTGGAGGGCTGCTGGGCGACGCGACGGAAAACATGCAG GGCGTGTTGGAGAGTTTCCTGGGCACGGCGCTGACGGGAACCGTGTTCTGCCTGCTGGCCGGTCAGCCCCTGACGATCCTCAGCAGCACGGGCCCGGTGCTCGTGTTTGAGAAGCTCCTTTACGGTTTCAGCAA GGACAACAGGCTGGACTACCTGGAGTTCCGCCTGTGGATCAGCCTGTGGTCGGCCGTGTTCTGCCTGGTGCTGGTCGCCACGGACGCCAGCTTCCTGGTGCAGTACTTCACGCGGTTCACCGAGGAGGGCTTCTCGGCGCTCatcagcttcatcttcatctacgACGCGTTCAAGAAGATGCTGAAGCTCTCCCATCACAACCCCATCAACCCCAACTACAGCGCCGACCTGGTCACCCTCTACCGCTACGACTGCAACTGCGCGCCCG GCAACTCATCGGAACCGTACGGCGTCTACCCGTGGTCCAACGACACCGACGTG GCCGAGAACGCCACCTGGGCGTCCCTGACCAAGCACCAGTGTCTCCACTACGGCGGCGAGCTGCTGGGAGAGGCCTGTGGCTTCGTGCCCGACATCACCCTGATGTCCTTCATCTTGTTCTTCGGGACCTACACCTGCTCCATGACGCTGAAGACGTTCAAGACGAGCCGCTTCTTCCCCACCACG GTGAGGAAGCTCATCAGTGACTTTGCCATCATCTTGACCATCCTGCTCTTCTGCGGCGTGGACGCCTACGTCGGCGTGGACACGCCGAAGCTCATCGTGCCGAGGGAATTCAAG CCCACGAGTCCACACAGGAGCTGGTTCATTCCCCCGTTCGGCGGCAACCCTTGGTGGGTGTACCTGGCGGCCACCATCCCGGCTCTGCTGGTCACCATTCTGATCTTTATGGACCAGCAGATCACCGCCGTCATCGTCAACAGGAAGGAGCACAAACTCAAG AAAGGCGCGGGCTATCACCTGGATCTGTTCCTGGTGGCCGTGCTGATGATCATCTGCTCCTTCATGGGCCTGCCGTGGTACGTGGCGGCCACCGTCATCTCCATCGCCCACATCGACTCGCTGAAAATGGAGACCCAGACGTCGGCGCCCGGGGAGATGCCCAAATTCTTGGGCGTCAG AGAGCAAAGGGTCACCGGTATCTTCGTGTTCCTGCTGACGGGGCTCTCCGTCTTCATGGCCCCCATCCTCAAG TTCATCCCCATGCCGGTGCTCTACGGCGTCTTCCTCTACATGGGCGTGGCGTCGCTCAACGGCGTGCAG TTCATGGAccggctgcagctgctcctgaTGCCCGCCAAGCACCAGCCGGACCTGATCTACCTGCGCCACGTGCCGCAGAGACGCATCCACCTCTTCACCTTCATCCAGGCGCTGTGCCTGGCCTTCCTCTGGATCCTCAAGTCCACCGTGGCGGCCATCGTCTTCCCCGTCATG atcCTGGCGTTGGTCGCCGTCCGCAAGGCGATGGACTACGTGTTCTCCCAGCACGACCTCAGCTACCTGGACGACGTCATCCCGgagaaggacaagaagaagaaggaggacgagaagaaaaagaagagcaagaagaaggGGAGCATAGACAGCGAGATCGAATTT GAGATCCATCCGCGGCTTTCCTTAACCCGCATTCGACGTGCTGAGCACTACTTTGAGTCCCCCACTGTGGCCGA TCTCGAGAGGAGTTCGTACACAAAAGCTCTGCCTCAGATTCGAGTGGGCAGGAACTCTGAAGACCAGGCTTTCTTCTGGAGGAAGGGCTCCGAAACCGATCTGTGA